One genomic window of Micromonospora sp. WMMD1128 includes the following:
- a CDS encoding adenylate/guanylate cyclase domain-containing protein produces the protein MDLTCGHCTRTAGPDDRFCGGCGRPLAAACPGCGHANDAGANFCTNCGQPLRDHAVAVQEDRRQVSVLFIDIADFTTYAERADPEQARGLQQAYFATVRRLVHQYGGVVEKYIGDAVMALFGAPVATDNDALRCVRAGLELQRSLARQPAGPHPPLGFRVGIATGEALVDLAAARDGGQAFVTGDVVNTASRLQALAPVGGVVVDESTWAATRREMEYADRPPVTLRGRSAVSRIWLAVRARPRRDRQGPELTPMVNRDHERGLLVSALHRTVTERTSQLLTVFGPAGVGKSRLLRELARHAANLPGARVTWLTGQCPPFGENVTYAALADIVRGWAGLVGADDPAASRERLRDRLGRLADPHAVRLAEALGPLVGVPGERLTSAETEAAWRRFLLALAATGPTVLVFEDMHWADEAMLSFVEQLGAAARNVPLLVVATARPELRERHPAWTGTISGAMSISVPPMHDGDIDTLYSLLLGQATLPSEARAPLIEFADGNPLYAQEYARMLLDGGLAERTASVALLDPTGGAGMPRTVQAVIANRLDLLDPADRTVLQAASVVGVQFWAAPVALALGRPVEWVERALHRLQRRDLVFELPSSTMPGQSEYRFRHVLVRDVCYQRLPRAERVARHQGAADWLEQLADGRQHDLAEVLANHRWAAHEIARTVGLDQAPHAAATRSALHRAARRAYELHALETAATLVGRALSVDCGPDPALELFQAELAFYRDRDGFLVDGGTARLTGLAGRLADAGDLPGAATAWRLLATAAWARADRSETLRCLDRAIRLHAELPDSEDKVGALLELARAHMFDAQTEPACVAASSAAELAERLELREARANARITLAVARYQAGAEEAYAELAEVTEECRVERLTSRRRAVHNLAWALQEEGDLAGSARLVAEQRSLDLAGLHGLTVTFSDQWTRSYYSGDWTAALRMAEGSTRRPTDEWDLHVVAISGWIRALGDGPAADIPTAADDAPDLVDQALVAARRSGFHRVLRSTVAHAALCRAVQGRRDEALALLAELDEDWRRTRMIPFAEWVPAVGHVAGLLGGDAAVLVRDLLARAPRATRWARAAGRSADAALAHRDGDAARAGRLFTAAAQDYADMSDVTDHLLASALAVRPLTETDPPAAAATLARVRAFAERHAAVGLLRIAAAG, from the coding sequence ATCGACCTCACCTGTGGACACTGCACCCGGACCGCCGGGCCGGACGACCGCTTCTGCGGCGGGTGCGGCCGGCCGCTCGCGGCGGCCTGCCCGGGCTGCGGCCACGCCAACGACGCCGGCGCCAACTTCTGCACCAACTGCGGCCAGCCGCTGCGCGACCACGCGGTCGCGGTGCAGGAGGACCGCCGGCAGGTGAGCGTGCTCTTCATCGACATCGCCGACTTCACCACGTACGCCGAACGGGCCGACCCGGAGCAGGCCCGCGGCCTGCAACAGGCATACTTCGCCACGGTGCGCCGGCTGGTGCACCAGTACGGCGGCGTGGTGGAGAAATACATCGGCGACGCGGTGATGGCGTTGTTCGGCGCGCCGGTGGCCACCGACAACGACGCGCTGCGCTGCGTACGCGCCGGGTTGGAGCTGCAGCGGAGTCTGGCCCGGCAGCCGGCCGGGCCGCATCCGCCGCTCGGCTTCCGGGTGGGCATCGCCACCGGCGAGGCGCTTGTCGACCTGGCCGCGGCGCGCGACGGCGGCCAGGCCTTCGTCACCGGTGACGTGGTCAACACCGCGAGCCGGTTGCAGGCGCTGGCCCCGGTGGGCGGCGTGGTGGTCGACGAGAGCACCTGGGCGGCCACCCGGCGCGAGATGGAGTACGCCGACCGGCCGCCGGTCACGTTGCGTGGCCGGTCGGCGGTGAGCCGCATCTGGCTGGCCGTCCGGGCCCGGCCCCGGCGTGACCGGCAGGGCCCCGAGCTGACCCCGATGGTCAACCGGGACCACGAGCGCGGTCTGCTGGTCAGCGCGCTGCACCGCACCGTCACCGAGCGCACCTCCCAGCTCCTGACCGTCTTCGGTCCGGCCGGGGTGGGCAAGAGCCGGCTGCTGCGCGAGCTGGCCCGGCACGCGGCCAACCTGCCCGGCGCGCGGGTCACCTGGCTGACCGGTCAGTGCCCGCCGTTCGGCGAGAACGTCACCTACGCCGCCCTGGCCGACATCGTGCGGGGCTGGGCGGGGCTGGTCGGCGCCGACGACCCGGCCGCCAGCCGGGAGCGGCTCCGCGACCGGCTGGGCCGGCTCGCCGACCCGCACGCGGTCCGGCTGGCCGAGGCGCTGGGGCCCCTGGTCGGCGTACCCGGCGAGCGGCTCACCTCGGCCGAGACCGAGGCGGCGTGGCGGCGTTTCCTGCTCGCGCTGGCCGCGACCGGCCCCACCGTGCTCGTCTTCGAGGACATGCACTGGGCGGACGAGGCGATGCTCTCCTTCGTCGAACAGCTCGGCGCGGCGGCCCGCAACGTGCCGCTGCTCGTCGTCGCGACCGCCCGGCCGGAGCTGCGCGAGCGGCACCCGGCCTGGACCGGCACGATCAGCGGCGCGATGTCCATCTCGGTGCCACCGATGCACGACGGGGACATCGACACCCTCTACTCGCTGCTGCTCGGTCAGGCCACGCTGCCCAGCGAGGCCCGCGCGCCGCTCATCGAGTTCGCCGACGGCAACCCGCTCTACGCCCAGGAGTACGCCCGGATGCTGCTCGACGGCGGCCTGGCCGAGCGTACGGCGAGCGTGGCGCTGCTCGACCCGACGGGCGGCGCCGGGATGCCCCGCACCGTCCAGGCGGTCATCGCCAACCGGCTGGACCTGCTCGACCCGGCCGACCGCACGGTGCTTCAGGCCGCCTCCGTGGTCGGCGTGCAGTTCTGGGCGGCGCCGGTGGCGCTGGCCCTGGGCCGGCCGGTGGAGTGGGTGGAGCGGGCGCTGCATCGCCTCCAGCGGCGTGACCTGGTCTTCGAGCTGCCCAGCTCGACCATGCCCGGTCAGTCCGAATACCGGTTCCGGCACGTGCTGGTCCGGGACGTCTGCTACCAGCGGTTGCCGCGGGCGGAGCGGGTGGCCCGGCACCAGGGCGCCGCCGACTGGCTGGAGCAGCTCGCCGACGGCCGGCAGCACGACCTGGCCGAGGTCCTGGCCAACCACAGGTGGGCGGCGCACGAGATCGCCCGCACGGTGGGGCTCGACCAGGCCCCGCACGCCGCCGCCACCCGGTCGGCGCTGCACCGGGCCGCCCGCCGGGCGTACGAGCTGCACGCGCTGGAGACCGCGGCCACGCTTGTCGGGCGCGCGCTGAGCGTCGACTGCGGGCCGGACCCGGCGCTGGAGCTGTTCCAGGCCGAGCTGGCGTTCTATCGGGACCGCGACGGGTTCCTGGTCGACGGCGGCACGGCACGACTCACCGGCCTGGCCGGCCGGCTGGCCGACGCCGGCGATCTCCCCGGCGCGGCGACGGCGTGGCGCCTGCTGGCCACGGCGGCGTGGGCCCGGGCCGACCGGTCGGAGACGTTGCGCTGCCTGGACCGGGCGATCCGGCTGCACGCGGAGCTGCCGGACAGCGAGGACAAGGTCGGCGCGCTGCTGGAGCTGGCCCGGGCGCACATGTTCGACGCGCAGACCGAGCCGGCCTGCGTCGCCGCGAGCAGCGCCGCCGAGCTGGCCGAACGGCTGGAGCTGCGGGAGGCGCGGGCGAACGCCCGGATCACCCTGGCGGTGGCCCGCTACCAGGCGGGCGCCGAGGAGGCGTACGCCGAGCTGGCCGAGGTCACCGAGGAGTGCCGGGTGGAGCGGCTCACCAGCCGCCGTCGGGCGGTGCACAACCTGGCCTGGGCGTTGCAGGAGGAGGGCGACCTGGCCGGCTCGGCCCGGCTGGTCGCCGAGCAGCGGTCGCTGGACCTGGCCGGCCTGCACGGCCTCACGGTGACTTTCAGCGACCAGTGGACCCGGTCCTACTACAGCGGGGACTGGACCGCGGCGCTGCGGATGGCCGAGGGGTCGACCCGGCGCCCGACCGACGAGTGGGACCTGCACGTCGTGGCGATCTCCGGCTGGATCCGGGCGCTCGGCGACGGCCCGGCCGCCGACATCCCGACCGCCGCCGACGACGCGCCGGACCTGGTGGACCAGGCGCTTGTCGCGGCCCGGCGCAGCGGCTTCCACCGGGTGCTGCGGTCCACCGTGGCGCACGCCGCGCTCTGCCGGGCGGTGCAGGGTCGCCGGGACGAGGCGCTCGCGCTGCTCGCCGAGCTGGACGAGGACTGGCGGCGGACCCGGATGATCCCGTTCGCCGAGTGGGTGCCGGCGGTCGGTCACGTCGCCGGCCTGCTCGGCGGCGACGCGGCGGTCCTGGTGCGCGACCTGCTGGCCCGGGCCCCACGGGCGACCCGCTGGGCGCGGGCGGCCGGCCGGTCGGCCGACGCGGCGCTTGCCCACCGTGACGGCGACGCCGCCCGGGCGGGCCGGTTGTTCACCGCCGCGGCGCAGGACTACGCGGACATGAGCGACGTCACCGACCATCTCCTCGCGTCCGCCCTGGCGGTGCGGCCGTTGACCGAGACGGACCCGCCGGCCGCGGCGGCGACGCTGGCCCGGGTACGCGCCTTCGCGGAGCGGCACGCCGCCGTCGGCCTGCTCCGCATCGCGGCGGCCGGCTGA
- a CDS encoding Crp/Fnr family transcriptional regulator, whose product MESRLPEPGDALTGVEMFAGLEPEVRQRVIAAAVPRTYRKGQLLFVENDPGESLIVLRRGAVAVFRTAPTGERAVLSVIRPPDVLGEVSLLDASTRSASAEAIEDCAALALSRPAFMELVHSNPRILDAVMRSLGQLIRRLTEQNADHVFLDLPGRVAKTLVRLAGESQAPMITIELNQSQLAEMAGGSRQSVNQAIGSFASRGWLRTEGRRIVVTDVAALRRRAGMSDR is encoded by the coding sequence GTGGAGTCTCGCCTGCCGGAGCCGGGTGACGCGCTCACGGGCGTGGAGATGTTCGCCGGGCTGGAGCCGGAGGTGCGGCAGCGGGTCATCGCTGCGGCCGTGCCCCGCACCTACCGCAAGGGGCAGTTGCTCTTCGTCGAGAACGATCCCGGCGAGTCGCTGATCGTGCTGCGCCGCGGCGCGGTGGCGGTGTTCCGCACCGCCCCCACCGGCGAACGGGCCGTGCTGTCGGTGATCCGACCACCGGACGTGCTGGGCGAGGTCTCGCTGCTGGACGCCTCGACCCGGTCGGCCTCGGCGGAGGCCATCGAGGACTGCGCGGCGCTGGCGCTGTCCCGCCCCGCCTTCATGGAGCTGGTGCACTCCAACCCGCGCATCCTCGACGCGGTGATGCGCTCCCTCGGCCAGCTGATCCGCCGGCTCACCGAGCAGAACGCCGACCACGTCTTTCTCGACCTGCCCGGCCGGGTGGCCAAGACGCTCGTGCGGCTGGCCGGCGAGAGCCAGGCCCCGATGATCACGATCGAGCTCAACCAGAGTCAGCTCGCCGAGATGGCCGGCGGCTCCCGGCAGAGCGTCAACCAGGCCATCGGCTCGTTCGCCAGCCGCGGCTGGCTGCGTACCGAAGGGCGCCGCATCGTGGTCACCGACGTGGCCGCGCTGCGCCGCCGCGCCGGCATGAGCGACCGCTGA
- a CDS encoding polyadenylate-specific 3'-exoribonuclease AS, with protein MVYRYFYDCEFIEDGRTVDLVSIGVVDEYGREFYAVSTEFDDSRAVPWVRRNVLDKLPSPADRAWRSRERIRDDLHEFLLAPVRDRPGEQVELWAWYAAYDHVVLAQLWGAMPALPREIPRFTKELRQLWDDRGRPRLPDAEADRHDALVDARHNLARWRAMTAR; from the coding sequence ATGGTCTACCGCTATTTCTACGACTGCGAATTCATCGAGGACGGCCGCACCGTCGACCTGGTGTCGATCGGCGTCGTCGACGAGTACGGCCGCGAGTTCTACGCGGTCTCCACCGAGTTCGACGACTCCCGCGCCGTGCCCTGGGTGCGGCGCAACGTGCTGGACAAGCTCCCCTCGCCGGCCGACCGGGCCTGGCGGTCCCGGGAGCGGATCCGGGACGACCTGCACGAGTTCCTGCTCGCGCCGGTGCGGGACCGCCCGGGCGAGCAGGTGGAGCTGTGGGCCTGGTACGCCGCGTACGACCACGTGGTGCTGGCCCAGCTCTGGGGCGCCATGCCGGCGCTGCCCCGGGAGATCCCCCGGTTCACCAAGGAACTGCGCCAGCTCTGGGACGACCGGGGGCGGCCCCGGCTGCCGGACGCCGAGGCCGACCGGCACGACGCGCTCGTCGACGCCCGGCACAACCTGGCCCGCTGGCGGGCGATGACCGCGCGTTAG
- a CDS encoding pyridoxamine 5'-phosphate oxidase family protein, giving the protein MSNEPTNAADARRKVTELIRDARICLLTTSAVDGRLVSRPMGLQEADFDGDLWFFAYADSAKIRQIRVNPQVNVGFSDQRHNAWVSVAGTATEEWDDARAKELWSPVLKAWFPDGLQTPGITLIRVHAGSAEYWDSPGSTVVNLLGFAKAAVTGKPPKAGENQEVGY; this is encoded by the coding sequence ATGAGCAACGAGCCGACAAACGCCGCCGACGCCCGGCGCAAGGTCACCGAGCTGATCCGGGACGCTCGGATCTGCCTGCTCACCACCAGCGCCGTGGACGGCCGGCTGGTCAGCCGGCCGATGGGGTTGCAGGAGGCGGACTTCGACGGCGACCTGTGGTTCTTCGCCTACGCCGACTCCGCGAAGATCCGCCAGATCAGGGTGAACCCGCAGGTCAACGTGGGTTTCTCCGACCAGAGGCACAACGCCTGGGTGTCGGTGGCCGGCACCGCCACCGAGGAGTGGGACGACGCCCGCGCGAAGGAGTTGTGGAGCCCGGTGCTCAAGGCGTGGTTCCCGGACGGGCTCCAGACGCCGGGGATCACCCTGATCAGGGTGCACGCCGGCTCGGCCGAGTACTGGGACTCGCCGGGCAGCACGGTGGTCAACCTGCTCGGCTTCGCCAAGGCGGCGGTGACCGGCAAGCCGCCGAAGGCGGGTGAGAACCAGGAGGTCGGCTACTGA
- a CDS encoding 6-phosphofructokinase, whose product MRIGVLTGGGDCPGLNAVIRAVVRKGVATYGHEFVGFRDGWKGPLEGLSKPLGIAEVRGILPRGGTILGSSRTNPFKIDNGVERIKENLAAQGVDALIAIGGEDTLGVATKLHELGVNVVGVPKTIDNDLGATDYTFGFDTAVNIAMEAIDRLHTTAESHHRTLVVEVMGRHAGWIALHAGLAGGANVILLPERQFDVEQVAGYVEKRFQHQYAPIVVVAEGAQPLDGQMVLHNQELDSFGHVRLGGIGQWLAEQLEAKTGKEARTVVLGHIQRGGTPTAFDRVLATRLGLQAIDAAHEGDWGKMVAMQSTDIVRVPLADATRELKTVPLERYTEAEVFFGS is encoded by the coding sequence ATGCGTATCGGCGTGCTCACCGGCGGGGGCGACTGCCCTGGTCTCAACGCGGTGATTCGGGCGGTGGTCCGAAAGGGCGTCGCCACCTACGGTCACGAGTTCGTGGGCTTCCGGGACGGCTGGAAGGGCCCGCTCGAGGGTCTGTCCAAGCCGCTGGGCATCGCGGAGGTGCGGGGCATCCTGCCGCGCGGTGGCACCATCCTCGGCTCGTCCCGGACCAACCCGTTCAAGATCGACAACGGGGTGGAGCGGATCAAGGAGAACCTCGCCGCGCAGGGCGTGGACGCCCTGATCGCGATCGGCGGCGAGGACACCCTGGGCGTCGCCACCAAGCTGCACGAGCTGGGCGTCAACGTCGTCGGCGTGCCGAAGACGATCGACAACGACCTGGGCGCCACCGACTACACGTTCGGCTTCGACACCGCGGTCAACATCGCGATGGAGGCGATCGACCGGCTGCACACCACCGCCGAGAGCCACCACCGCACGCTCGTCGTCGAGGTGATGGGCCGGCACGCCGGCTGGATCGCCCTGCACGCCGGCCTCGCCGGCGGCGCCAACGTGATCCTGCTGCCCGAGCGGCAGTTCGACGTCGAGCAGGTCGCCGGGTACGTCGAGAAGCGCTTCCAGCACCAGTACGCCCCGATCGTGGTGGTCGCCGAGGGCGCCCAGCCGCTGGACGGCCAGATGGTGCTGCACAACCAGGAGCTCGACTCGTTCGGCCACGTCCGCCTCGGCGGCATCGGCCAGTGGCTCGCCGAGCAGCTGGAGGCGAAGACCGGCAAGGAGGCCCGCACCGTGGTGCTCGGCCACATCCAGCGCGGCGGCACGCCGACCGCGTTCGACCGGGTGCTCGCCACCCGCCTCGGCCTCCAGGCCATCGACGCCGCGCACGAGGGCGACTGGGGCAAGATGGTCGCGATGCAGAGCACGGACATCGTCCGCGTCCCGCTGGCCGACGCCACCCGCGAGCTGAAGACGGTGCCGCTGGAGCGCTACACCGAGGCCGAGGTCTTCTTCGGCAGCTGA
- the proC gene encoding pyrroline-5-carboxylate reductase: MLSGLLRSGWPVERLLATARRPARAQELTDRYGVRVVDNLTAVAEADVLAVSVKPQDAAALLDEIGPKVPADKLVISLCAGLPTSFFNRRLPEGTPVIRVMTNTPALVDQAMSAISPGAHATGAHLALAEEMFSPLGATLRVPESQQDAVTALSGSGPAYFYLLVEAMIDAGILLGLPRQVAHELIVQTAIGSAVMLRDSGEHPVKLREAVTSPAGTTISAIRELENHGVRAAMLAALEAARDRARELAAQV, translated from the coding sequence ATGCTCTCCGGTCTGCTCCGCTCCGGCTGGCCGGTGGAGCGGCTGCTCGCCACCGCCCGGCGTCCGGCCCGCGCGCAGGAACTGACCGACCGCTACGGCGTACGGGTGGTGGACAACCTCACCGCGGTGGCCGAGGCCGACGTGCTCGCCGTGTCGGTGAAGCCGCAGGACGCCGCCGCGCTGCTCGACGAGATCGGCCCCAAGGTCCCCGCCGACAAGTTGGTCATCTCGCTCTGTGCCGGGCTGCCCACCAGCTTCTTCAACCGGCGGCTGCCCGAGGGCACCCCGGTGATCCGGGTGATGACCAACACCCCGGCGCTCGTCGACCAGGCGATGAGCGCCATCTCGCCCGGCGCGCACGCCACCGGCGCGCACCTGGCCCTGGCGGAGGAGATGTTCTCCCCGCTCGGCGCCACGCTCCGGGTGCCCGAGTCGCAGCAGGACGCGGTCACCGCGCTCTCCGGCTCCGGCCCCGCCTACTTCTACCTGCTGGTCGAGGCCATGATCGACGCCGGCATCCTGCTCGGCCTGCCGCGCCAGGTGGCGCACGAGCTGATCGTGCAGACCGCGATCGGCTCGGCGGTGATGCTGCGCGACTCCGGCGAACACCCGGTGAAGCTGCGCGAGGCGGTCACCTCGCCCGCCGGCACCACCATCTCCGCGATCCGCGAGCTGGAAAACCATGGGGTACGCGCGGCGATGCTGGCGGCGCTGGAGGCGGCCCGCGACCGGGCCCGGGAGTTGGCCGCCCAGGTCTGA
- a CDS encoding 5-formyltetrahydrofolate cyclo-ligase, translated as MEIEQVKREAREAVWARLEQAGQALPPGAHGRIPNFIGAERAAERLAQHDSWRRASVIKSNPDKAQLPVRLRALADGKLLYMAVPKIADVRPFYLLDSTNLNAAPADVATGGGAAEHAPKVEISEMRPVDLVVCGSVAVNRDGVRIGKGAGYSDIEVALLTEAGLVGPSTIVATTVHPLQIVDGPLPESSHDVGLDLIITPDEVIECQRRQRPTGIYWDSLSAKKIEAIPLLRASSTPK; from the coding sequence GTGGAGATTGAACAAGTGAAGCGCGAGGCACGCGAAGCCGTCTGGGCACGACTGGAGCAGGCCGGCCAGGCGCTTCCTCCCGGCGCCCACGGCCGTATCCCCAACTTCATCGGTGCCGAGCGGGCCGCCGAGCGGCTTGCGCAGCATGACTCATGGCGTAGGGCCAGCGTCATCAAGTCCAACCCGGACAAGGCCCAGTTGCCGGTGAGACTGCGAGCACTTGCCGACGGCAAGCTCCTCTACATGGCCGTGCCGAAGATCGCCGACGTTCGACCGTTCTATCTGCTCGACTCCACCAACCTGAACGCGGCTCCCGCCGACGTCGCGACTGGCGGCGGCGCAGCGGAACATGCGCCGAAGGTGGAGATCAGCGAGATGCGGCCGGTCGACCTGGTGGTGTGCGGCAGCGTCGCGGTCAACCGTGACGGCGTGCGGATCGGAAAGGGCGCCGGCTACTCGGACATCGAAGTTGCCCTGCTCACTGAGGCTGGCTTGGTCGGCCCGTCCACCATCGTCGCGACGACGGTCCACCCGTTGCAGATCGTTGACGGGCCGCTCCCCGAGTCGTCACACGATGTCGGCCTCGATCTGATCATCACCCCGGATGAGGTGATCGAGTGCCAACGACGGCAGCGCCCGACCGGCATCTACTGGGACAGCCTTAGCGCGAAAAAGATCGAGGCTATTCCGCTACTCAGGGCGTCCTCGACGCCGAAGTGA
- a CDS encoding inositol monophosphatase family protein encodes MGAEPTAVTAYRDLLPIALDAVDRAASFMQRQVPVASTSKGDRDLVSEIDYAIERDLRAFLRDATPGIAFLGEEEGVSGTGECQWTLDPVDGTVNFVRGLPLCGISLGLLHGVRPVLGVVDLPFLDARYWAAEGCGAFVNGQPIKARGTKRLSEAIVGMGDFATGSDAAHKNRTRLALMARLAETVQRVRMSGSAAVDLVWLAEGKIDAAITLSNHPWDMTAGVAIVREAGAVVLDTSGADYTADSLTTLAITPGLVGQMLPHLQVTGTTGTP; translated from the coding sequence GTGGGAGCGGAGCCGACCGCTGTGACCGCGTATCGTGACCTGCTGCCGATCGCCCTCGACGCGGTCGACCGGGCAGCCTCCTTCATGCAACGCCAGGTGCCGGTCGCCTCGACCAGCAAGGGCGACCGCGACCTCGTCTCGGAGATCGACTACGCGATCGAGCGAGACCTTCGCGCGTTCCTGCGCGACGCCACGCCGGGCATCGCCTTCCTCGGCGAAGAGGAAGGGGTCAGCGGCACCGGCGAGTGCCAATGGACGCTCGACCCGGTCGACGGCACGGTCAACTTCGTTCGCGGTCTCCCCCTGTGCGGCATCTCCCTCGGTCTGCTCCACGGCGTACGTCCGGTCCTCGGCGTCGTCGACCTGCCCTTCCTCGACGCTCGATACTGGGCTGCCGAGGGCTGTGGCGCGTTCGTGAACGGCCAGCCGATCAAGGCACGCGGCACGAAACGTCTGAGCGAGGCCATCGTCGGGATGGGCGACTTCGCCACCGGTTCGGATGCCGCGCACAAGAATCGGACCCGGTTGGCGCTGATGGCACGGCTCGCCGAGACGGTGCAGCGCGTGCGGATGAGCGGATCAGCGGCGGTGGACCTCGTCTGGTTGGCGGAGGGAAAGATCGACGCCGCCATCACCCTCTCCAACCACCCCTGGGACATGACAGCCGGGGTGGCCATCGTCCGAGAGGCGGGGGCCGTGGTCCTGGACACCAGTGGAGCCGACTACACCGCCGACTCGCTGACCACCCTCGCGATCACCCCGGGTCTGGTCGGTCAGATGTTGCCGCATCTTCAGGTCACCGGGACAACCGGCACGCCGTAA
- a CDS encoding DUF5919 domain-containing protein, giving the protein MTTVQKWSGRETRKLRHALRMTIRDFAEHLGVSERTVSKWEAGREGVQPRPEMQAALDTALTRADGEVRRRFRSGLRSADTIKLRYDGEAVETGNSHVVPAARVEPIADVTAVYRNRAELAAQLPADRILAGARVVRAMGLSLNLLCQHCPDHRWHRLIEEGAQVRCLFLDPDGSAIRAREHEEGFPAGQLAALTKLNIETMLRMRSRLPDELHGSVEVGIYDETLRFNLLFVDDLCLAQAYLPTSRGVDSPTFVMRRQDATTGLYPVYEQVFGSQWERSRPL; this is encoded by the coding sequence ATGACGACCGTGCAGAAGTGGAGCGGACGGGAAACCCGAAAGCTGCGTCATGCCCTGCGGATGACGATCCGCGACTTCGCCGAGCACCTCGGTGTCAGTGAACGCACGGTGTCCAAGTGGGAGGCGGGCCGGGAGGGGGTGCAGCCCCGGCCGGAGATGCAGGCCGCCCTCGACACCGCGCTCACGCGGGCGGACGGCGAAGTGCGTCGGCGGTTCCGCTCGGGGTTGAGGTCGGCCGACACCATCAAGCTGCGGTACGACGGCGAGGCAGTGGAGACAGGCAATTCGCACGTTGTTCCTGCCGCACGCGTCGAACCGATTGCGGACGTCACGGCGGTCTACCGCAATCGAGCCGAACTCGCTGCGCAACTGCCCGCGGATCGCATCCTGGCGGGTGCCCGTGTCGTTCGAGCCATGGGTCTCTCCCTGAACCTGCTGTGCCAGCACTGTCCGGACCACCGCTGGCATCGACTCATCGAAGAGGGCGCACAGGTCCGCTGCCTGTTCCTGGACCCGGACGGCTCCGCGATCCGAGCCAGGGAGCACGAGGAAGGCTTCCCAGCGGGTCAGCTCGCGGCACTGACGAAGCTCAACATCGAGACGATGTTGCGGATGCGTAGCCGGTTGCCCGACGAGCTGCACGGCAGCGTCGAGGTCGGCATCTATGACGAGACACTTCGGTTCAACCTCCTCTTCGTTGACGATCTCTGCCTTGCCCAGGCATACCTGCCGACGAGTCGAGGGGTCGACTCGCCGACCTTCGTGATGCGGCGGCAGGACGCCACGACAGGGCTCTATCCGGTGTACGAGCAGGTCTTCGGCTCTCAGTGGGAGCGGAGCCGACCGCTGTGA
- a CDS encoding helix-turn-helix domain-containing protein, protein MTPEDLVTVVPAGGSAPNGDELRRFARRSLRGRRLQLIVDGGEPVDVPPVVGEALAEVVSILGRGRPVRVMAENVELSTGEAAAILGVTRPTVVKLMNDGILPYTRPNSSRRVALHDVLAYKERRSRVRREALDELTADAIDMGVYDEAIRRGRQPSDNQPDE, encoded by the coding sequence ATGACGCCGGAGGATCTTGTGACGGTTGTACCCGCAGGCGGATCGGCGCCCAACGGTGACGAGCTGCGGCGCTTTGCCCGGCGATCGCTCCGGGGGCGGCGGCTGCAACTGATCGTTGACGGCGGAGAACCGGTCGACGTGCCGCCCGTGGTGGGCGAGGCCCTCGCCGAAGTCGTGTCGATCCTAGGTCGGGGGCGGCCGGTGCGGGTGATGGCGGAGAACGTCGAGCTGTCGACCGGGGAAGCCGCCGCGATCCTGGGTGTGACCCGCCCGACGGTGGTCAAGCTGATGAACGACGGCATTCTGCCCTACACCCGCCCCAACTCCAGCCGCCGGGTCGCGTTGCACGACGTGCTGGCCTACAAAGAACGTCGGTCGAGAGTGCGCCGTGAGGCGCTGGACGAGTTGACCGCGGACGCGATCGACATGGGCGTCTACGACGAAGCGATTCGGCGTGGCCGCCAGCCGTCGGACAACCAGCCGGACGAGTGA
- a CDS encoding PIN domain-containing protein — protein sequence MIVAVLDACVLVPSVLADTLLRCAEQELYRPHWTRAILDEVRRNLPPSVLGVKAERRVEVMREHFPTAMVSGYEHLIDEMTNDRKDRHVLAAAVTADAEVIVTANLRDFPDHALAPYAIEALHPDDFLCLLYDDDPERLTDIVVQQAEGTGRGGRPKLSVDDILSGLAGCRAIRFAHRVSRQLAEGR from the coding sequence ATGATCGTCGCCGTGCTGGACGCCTGCGTCCTCGTGCCGAGTGTGCTTGCCGATACCCTGCTGCGCTGCGCCGAGCAGGAGCTGTACCGCCCGCACTGGACTCGGGCGATCCTCGACGAGGTCCGGCGGAACCTGCCGCCGTCGGTGCTCGGTGTCAAGGCCGAACGCAGGGTCGAGGTCATGCGAGAACACTTCCCTACTGCGATGGTTTCGGGCTATGAGCACCTCATCGACGAGATGACCAATGACCGCAAGGATCGCCACGTGCTAGCCGCTGCCGTCACCGCCGATGCGGAGGTGATCGTCACCGCCAACCTCCGCGACTTCCCGGACCACGCCCTCGCACCGTACGCGATCGAGGCGCTGCATCCGGACGACTTCCTTTGCCTGCTGTACGACGATGACCCGGAACGGCTCACGGACATCGTCGTACAGCAGGCAGAGGGCACCGGCAGAGGCGGACGGCCGAAGCTCAGTGTGGACGACATTCTGAGCGGCCTCGCCGGATGCCGAGCGATTCGGTTCGCGCACCGGGTCTCTCGTCAACTGGCCGAAGGTCGTTAA